From Sporosarcina sp. Te-1, the proteins below share one genomic window:
- a CDS encoding MBL fold metallo-hydrolase: protein MGSIQDPWFTVTSIDEGTFAISEYGHWEKVHSYLLIGKEKAALIDTGLGIDNIKRITDQLTDLPITVLTTHVHWDHIGSHGEFDEILVHAEEEDWLLTGIKKLPIEQIRKDVARDITIPVPSTFNPDTYTPYTGKPTGVLYDGDQMDLGDRNLVIFHTPGHSPGHISIFDESRGNLFTGDLLYDETPVYAFFPTTDPVALVQSLKKLTGIPNVKKIFGGHNTIGLEPAILDEVKTAVEHLEAGDLVRHGTGTHRFERFSVQF from the coding sequence ATGGGTAGCATTCAAGATCCATGGTTTACGGTCACTTCAATTGATGAAGGGACATTCGCAATCAGCGAGTACGGGCATTGGGAGAAAGTCCATTCCTATTTGCTTATTGGGAAAGAGAAGGCGGCATTGATCGACACAGGACTCGGTATCGATAATATCAAGAGAATAACAGACCAACTCACAGATTTGCCGATCACCGTCTTAACGACACACGTCCACTGGGATCATATCGGGAGCCATGGGGAGTTCGATGAGATTTTAGTCCATGCAGAAGAAGAAGATTGGCTCCTCACGGGAATTAAAAAGTTGCCCATCGAGCAAATCAGAAAGGATGTAGCAAGAGATATCACTATTCCTGTGCCATCCACTTTCAATCCAGACACGTACACTCCTTATACTGGGAAGCCGACGGGCGTCCTATATGATGGAGATCAGATGGACTTAGGTGATCGAAATTTAGTGATTTTCCACACGCCAGGCCATTCGCCGGGTCATATTTCGATATTTGACGAAAGCCGGGGGAATTTGTTTACAGGTGATCTCCTATATGATGAAACACCAGTTTATGCATTTTTCCCGACAACCGATCCAGTTGCGTTAGTGCAATCATTAAAGAAATTGACGGGAATTCCGAACGTAAAGAAAATCTTTGGCGGCCATAACACAATTGGGTTGGAACCAGCTATCCTTGATGAAGTGAAAACGGCAGTGGAGCATTTAGAGGCCGGAGATCTAGTACGCCATGGTACAGGAACACATCGTTTTGAACGCTTTAGTGTTCAATTTTAA
- a CDS encoding O-methyltransferase → MKNINQYIDQVFVPPTDDILHHVLKSIKELGMRSISVSPASGKLLTMLVSMTGATQVLEIGALGGYSGICLVRGLESEGQLTSLELEPAFAELAHRNVSLAGFGEQVTYKTGPALDSLLELKAEGRTFDFFFIDADKGNYKNYLDECIELAVPGAVIVADNVLAGGSVVETTDVQKRYTDQMREFNEYVSNHPQLESILLPIGDGMTVSQVKK, encoded by the coding sequence ATGAAGAACATTAATCAGTACATCGATCAAGTCTTTGTACCACCGACTGACGACATTCTACATCATGTTCTCAAATCAATAAAAGAACTTGGGATGCGCTCCATTTCCGTATCACCTGCATCGGGAAAACTTCTGACGATGCTCGTTTCCATGACGGGAGCAACACAAGTGCTGGAAATCGGCGCGCTAGGAGGCTATAGCGGCATTTGCCTTGTACGAGGACTTGAGAGTGAGGGCCAACTAACTTCGTTGGAACTGGAGCCGGCCTTTGCTGAATTAGCCCATCGGAATGTATCACTGGCAGGTTTCGGTGAGCAAGTGACATACAAAACGGGTCCGGCTTTGGACAGTTTATTGGAGTTAAAGGCTGAAGGGAGAACCTTTGATTTCTTTTTCATCGACGCCGACAAAGGAAATTATAAAAACTACTTGGATGAATGTATCGAGCTGGCAGTCCCCGGCGCTGTCATCGTAGCTGATAATGTACTCGCGGGTGGTTCCGTGGTAGAAACGACAGATGTGCAAAAACGGTATACTGACCAAATGAGAGAGTTCAATGAGTATGTATCGAATCATCCACAGTTGGAATCGATCCTTCTCCCAATCGGCGATGGAATGACGGTTTCTCAAGTGAAAAAATAA
- a CDS encoding four-helix bundle copper-binding protein gives MQSKYAECYRICLECLEACNECFDACLKEEDVKMMADCIRLDRECADICAYTAQVISRNSPFVEDIMALCATICEHCAEECEKHEHDHCKRCAEACRKCAASCRDMTAA, from the coding sequence ATGCAATCCAAATATGCTGAGTGCTATCGCATTTGTCTGGAATGCTTGGAGGCTTGCAATGAATGTTTTGATGCATGCTTGAAAGAAGAGGATGTCAAAATGATGGCGGATTGTATCCGTCTTGATCGGGAATGCGCGGATATTTGTGCATACACAGCTCAAGTAATTTCACGAAATAGTCCGTTTGTCGAAGACATCATGGCACTATGCGCGACAATCTGTGAACACTGTGCAGAGGAATGTGAAAAACACGAGCACGATCATTGCAAACGATGTGCGGAAGCTTGCCGGAAATGTGCCGCGTCGTGCCGTGACATGACTGCGGCGTAA
- a CDS encoding metallophosphoesterase family protein — MTLPISEDPFSRIVKPSLHNVASLFKESKEELICFGHHHPVHYFENDTTIYLNPGSLGCNSKTTAPYSVVEIHKSKIVISLKEAAYDNKEFLSSYERLQVPQRDFLLKIFHGNQLQ, encoded by the coding sequence ATGACTCTTCCTATCAGTGAAGATCCTTTCAGTCGGATTGTAAAACCAAGTCTTCATAATGTCGCTTCACTGTTCAAAGAAAGCAAAGAAGAACTAATCTGTTTTGGTCATCATCATCCAGTTCACTATTTTGAGAATGATACTACGATTTATTTAAATCCCGGGTCTCTAGGGTGTAACTCCAAAACGACAGCTCCTTATTCCGTTGTCGAAATTCACAAATCGAAAATCGTTATCAGTCTGAAAGAAGCCGCTTATGATAATAAAGAGTTTCTCTCTTCCTATGAACGGTTGCAAGTGCCGCAACGTGATTTCCTTCTCAAGATATTTCACGGTAATCAACTACAATAA
- a CDS encoding metallophosphoesterase — translation MKIAVITDIHGNAPALKAVLTELDNRQNIEQIYCLGDMIGIGPDTNEVLSTLFARQDISMVTGNHDEAVLALLTGEVYPQSHSHAKEHHQWIEERMD, via the coding sequence ATGAAAATAGCAGTCATAACAGATATTCACGGCAATGCTCCCGCCCTGAAAGCGGTCCTTACAGAACTAGACAATCGACAGAACATTGAACAGATCTACTGTCTTGGTGATATGATTGGGATTGGACCTGATACGAATGAAGTCTTATCTACTCTTTTCGCAAGACAGGATATTTCCATGGTCACCGGAAATCACGATGAAGCAGTATTGGCCCTTCTTACAGGGGAGGTATATCCCCAAAGCCATTCACATGCCAAGGAGCACCATCAATGGATAGAAGAACGTATGGATTAA
- a CDS encoding IS3 family transposase (programmed frameshift): MAKFTAEDKLQAVNRYVNGRESSLEIAKSLKTDHKAILKWVKQYEYHGVEAFSKSCTNYTQQFKLDVLNYMIEQGTSLNETAAIFKIPSPSTILVWRKRLETQGVDALQSKKKGRPSVKKESNQQHKPAPVKGSTEALEARIKQLEMENAYFKKVECLSSKQGNITKEDKAQVVFELRHTYPVKLLVKLAGIPRSTYYHLVARLNQPDPDADIKAEIKSIYEEHEGRYGYRRIRDELANRGRKVNHKKVQRIMRELGLKCLVRMKKYKYYKGMVGKIAPNILERNFTADAPNEKWVTDITECKLFGEKLYLSPVLDLFNGEIITYTIGSRPTYSLVSDMLQKALERLPEDHQLLMHSDQGWHYQMKQYRHALESRGIVQSMSRKGNCYDNSVMENFFGIMKSEFLYLKEFESVEHFKTELDRYINYYNTKRLKAKLKMSPVQYRTHFTQAA, translated from the exons ATGGCTAAATTTACTGCAGAAGATAAGTTACAAGCAGTTAATCGTTATGTAAATGGCAGGGAAAGTTCACTTGAAATAGCTAAGTCTTTAAAGACAGATCATAAAGCCATCCTTAAGTGGGTCAAACAATACGAATATCATGGTGTCGAAGCTTTTAGTAAGTCTTGTACAAATTACACACAACAGTTTAAACTGGACGTACTCAATTACATGATTGAACAGGGCACATCCTTAAATGAAACAGCAGCGATTTTTAAGATCCCTTCCCCTTCCACAATTTTAGTTTGGAGAAAACGGTTGGAGACACAAGGAGTGGATGCCCTTCAATCAAAGAAAAAGGGGCGTCCATCCGTGAAAAAGGAATCCAATCAACAACATAAACCAGCGCCGGTTAAAGGGTCTACTGAGGCGCTTGAAGCACGTATTAAACAACTAGAAATGGAAAACGCGTATT TTAAAAAAGTTGAATGCCTTAGTTCAAAACAAGGAAACATCACTAAAGAAGACAAAGCACAAGTAGTCTTTGAACTAAGGCATACGTATCCGGTAAAGTTACTCGTGAAACTCGCTGGTATTCCACGGAGTACGTATTATCATTTGGTAGCCCGTCTGAATCAGCCAGATCCAGACGCAGATATAAAAGCGGAAATTAAGTCGATTTATGAAGAACACGAAGGACGTTATGGCTATCGTCGTATTCGTGATGAGCTTGCCAACCGTGGACGAAAGGTGAATCATAAGAAGGTTCAGCGCATCATGAGAGAGTTAGGTTTAAAGTGCTTGGTCCGTATGAAAAAATATAAATATTACAAAGGGATGGTTGGTAAAATTGCGCCCAATATTTTAGAACGCAACTTTACTGCGGATGCCCCAAACGAAAAATGGGTCACGGACATTACGGAATGTAAGCTGTTTGGCGAAAAACTCTATTTATCACCTGTATTGGATTTGTTTAACGGTGAGATCATTACCTATACCATTGGTTCAAGACCAACGTATTCACTTGTTTCCGATATGTTGCAGAAGGCTCTGGAACGCTTGCCGGAGGACCACCAGCTACTGATGCATTCGGATCAAGGCTGGCATTATCAAATGAAGCAATATCGTCACGCACTTGAGTCTAGGGGGATTGTGCAAAGTATGTCCCGGAAGGGAAACTGTTACGACAATTCTGTGATGGAAAATTTCTTTGGCATTATGAAATCCGAATTCCTCTATTTAAAGGAATTTGAAAGTGTAGAACATTTTAAAACAGAACTGGATAGATACATAAATTACTATAATACAAAACGGTTGAAGGCAAAATTAAAAATGAGTCCGGTGCAATACCGAACTCATTTTACCCAAGCTGCCTGA
- a CDS encoding DUF2653 family protein, with protein sequence MAELTMTEQDIVNAICMYAAKNYPVQPEDVEVELAYDEEVFSAEAVIQGETYSLTSFQMIQAIRLWIEEVVQEDPFAAGIRLLFDRNEGIIASIH encoded by the coding sequence ATGGCGGAATTGACAATGACGGAGCAGGATATCGTCAATGCCATTTGTATGTACGCAGCAAAAAATTATCCTGTCCAGCCAGAAGATGTCGAAGTGGAATTAGCGTATGATGAAGAAGTTTTCTCGGCTGAGGCAGTCATTCAAGGGGAAACGTATTCTCTCACTTCTTTTCAGATGATCCAGGCGATCCGGCTTTGGATAGAGGAAGTCGTTCAAGAGGATCCGTTTGCAGCTGGAATTCGACTGCTTTTCGACCGAAACGAAGGAATTATCGCTTCTATCCATTAA
- the thrS gene encoding threonine--tRNA ligase yields the protein MSVKIDIEKRNHRKLGQELELFMASEEAPGMPFYLPKGMIVRNELERYWKLKHQEADYEEIKTPIMMKQELWEQSGHWDHYHENMYFSNVDEQHYALKPMNCPGAMLIFNHKRRSYREFPIRYAELGLVHRHELSGSLNGLLRVRAFTQDDAHLFVRKDQIEKEIDSVLDMVHEMYSEFGFQYEVELSTRPDNYMGSLELWNEAEQSLESVLKQRGMDYRINEGDGAFYGPKIDFHILDSLGRSWQCGTVQLDFQMPEKFNCRYVNEQNELEYPIIIHRAIFGSVERFLAILVEHYAGDFPLWLAPEQVRIVPIADQHVAYANEVRKRLAEKGIRVKVDDRAEKMGLKIRESEKLKIPYMLIVGDQEVEKQMVSVRKRKEGDLGQMLMEELLERIQSELKY from the coding sequence ATGTCAGTCAAAATCGATATCGAAAAAAGGAATCATCGCAAATTGGGTCAGGAGCTGGAACTGTTCATGGCGTCAGAAGAAGCGCCGGGCATGCCATTTTATTTGCCGAAAGGGATGATTGTCCGGAATGAGTTGGAGCGGTATTGGAAGTTAAAACATCAGGAAGCAGACTACGAGGAAATCAAAACACCGATTATGATGAAGCAGGAGCTTTGGGAACAATCGGGACACTGGGATCATTATCATGAAAACATGTATTTCTCAAATGTCGATGAGCAGCATTACGCTTTGAAGCCGATGAATTGTCCGGGAGCAATGCTCATTTTCAACCATAAACGGAGAAGCTATCGTGAATTCCCGATCCGCTATGCAGAACTCGGTTTAGTCCATCGCCATGAACTGTCCGGTTCTCTGAACGGGTTATTACGGGTTCGTGCCTTCACACAAGATGATGCCCATCTATTTGTCCGGAAGGATCAAATTGAAAAGGAAATCGACAGTGTACTGGATATGGTTCACGAGATGTATTCAGAATTCGGTTTCCAATATGAAGTCGAACTGTCGACTCGGCCGGACAATTATATGGGATCTCTAGAATTATGGAACGAAGCCGAACAGTCGTTGGAATCCGTACTCAAACAGCGAGGCATGGATTACCGGATTAATGAAGGGGACGGAGCGTTCTATGGGCCGAAAATCGACTTTCATATTCTCGATTCACTCGGACGAAGCTGGCAATGCGGCACAGTCCAGTTGGATTTCCAAATGCCTGAGAAGTTCAATTGCCGCTATGTAAATGAACAGAACGAACTGGAATACCCAATCATTATTCATCGTGCCATCTTTGGCTCCGTGGAACGCTTCCTCGCGATTTTGGTTGAACATTATGCGGGAGACTTCCCATTATGGTTGGCACCGGAACAAGTGAGAATTGTCCCGATTGCCGATCAGCATGTCGCGTATGCGAATGAAGTACGCAAGCGGCTTGCGGAAAAAGGTATCCGTGTCAAAGTGGATGACCGAGCGGAAAAAATGGGACTGAAAATCCGTGAATCTGAAAAGCTGAAGATACCATATATGTTGATTGTGGGAGATCAGGAAGTGGAGAAACAGATGGTCTCTGTACGGAAACGCAAAGAAGGGGATTTGGGGCAAATGCTAATGGAAGAATTGCTAGAACGAATACAAAGCGAACTAAAGTATTGA
- a CDS encoding RNHCP domain-containing protein translates to MGRKKENAGFICEKCGETISPLTNGSYRNHCPYCLYSKHLDDKPGDRASDCLGLMKPIGWDYSAKKGYQLIHQCEKCGKIGKNKIARFTVQEDEWISFTERLNTF, encoded by the coding sequence ATGGGCCGAAAAAAAGAGAATGCAGGATTTATTTGCGAGAAATGCGGAGAAACGATTTCTCCGTTGACAAATGGAAGCTATCGGAATCATTGTCCCTATTGCTTATACTCAAAGCATCTTGACGATAAGCCCGGGGATCGAGCGAGTGATTGCCTGGGATTAATGAAACCCATAGGATGGGACTATTCAGCGAAAAAGGGCTATCAGCTGATTCACCAATGTGAAAAATGCGGGAAAATCGGCAAGAATAAAATCGCCCGTTTTACTGTGCAGGAAGACGAATGGATATCTTTTACAGAAAGACTAAACACATTTTAG
- a CDS encoding alpha/beta fold hydrolase codes for MWKQRIIETSRGSFELFEKGEGEPFAVTHLYSEYNENGNAFANPFTAHYHVFLINLRGAGKSVAAESEEQYSMKESVLDLEAIRIALHVEKWGFAGHSTGGMLALVYATMKPESLTKIICGGAAASVEYSADPGSIYCRENPNFNRIVEIMDRLDTPDVPLEERRALGREWNLMSFHSEEKMDAAVLKPNSGRTVGDRLTYFRKVDCKTYDVREALKSVPIPAYIYAGIHDAQCPHKFGVEIADCLPNASFTSFHASNHYPFLEEEEKFDEFVESTLRVENKATT; via the coding sequence ATGTGGAAGCAACGAATCATCGAAACAAGCAGAGGGTCTTTTGAGTTGTTTGAAAAAGGAGAAGGAGAACCATTTGCTGTCACCCACTTATATAGTGAGTACAATGAAAATGGAAATGCATTCGCGAATCCCTTCACTGCTCACTATCATGTCTTTCTGATCAATTTACGGGGAGCTGGGAAATCGGTCGCTGCGGAATCAGAAGAGCAGTACAGCATGAAAGAATCCGTATTGGATCTGGAGGCAATTCGCATTGCACTACACGTTGAAAAGTGGGGGTTTGCCGGGCATTCAACAGGAGGCATGCTGGCGCTCGTTTATGCGACAATGAAGCCTGAATCTTTAACGAAGATCATTTGTGGCGGTGCCGCAGCCAGCGTCGAATATAGCGCTGATCCTGGGAGTATTTATTGCCGGGAAAATCCGAATTTCAATCGCATTGTAGAAATAATGGACCGTCTTGATACGCCAGATGTCCCTCTTGAGGAAAGACGCGCGTTAGGCCGTGAGTGGAACTTGATGTCCTTTCATTCAGAAGAGAAGATGGATGCAGCTGTTTTAAAACCGAACAGCGGCCGAACGGTGGGAGATCGATTGACGTACTTCCGAAAGGTGGACTGCAAGACATATGATGTGCGGGAAGCATTGAAGAGTGTGCCTATTCCGGCCTATATCTATGCGGGAATTCATGATGCACAATGTCCGCATAAATTTGGCGTGGAAATAGCGGATTGCCTGCCGAATGCATCGTTCACTTCCTTTCATGCCAGCAATCATTATCCGTTTCTCGAGGAAGAAGAGAAGTTTGATGAGTTTGTAGAAAGCACATTACGCGTGGAAAATAAGGCAACTACATAA
- a CDS encoding DUF4362 domain-containing protein produces the protein MNKRMGVLFIVLWVIQLIACGQDKEGSSTKSVEDVDVINHHRGIEGLEKMERFYSDFQNGKTSDLRIVHYTLEGDPIVTDLAYDGKKLQVTFDSSRDAFGSGEIHTIACNGLFEEVYPANRSYLAYGCEEGLNGMAEILSIEYDLNRQDLFEFQLKYGKGLENELDTKRGIKKIGLDSNMAKTSDVQLSPDVMQELYKRLILANYLGEKDLKNRCHAEKDSEYYLKVYLNGGEDEFAWSTCHNSADTTKFTDLANYLIMQADNPPSEISEPTIQGYVLQVENQTLLVAENINQLEYQWIEEEIKKTDFDAYGIEFYQLEGMDPKEFKPGDKVLAILKGGQTEGKPRKVKVKDIRKLESVWTE, from the coding sequence TTGAATAAAAGGATGGGTGTTCTTTTCATCGTATTGTGGGTAATCCAGCTGATTGCGTGTGGACAAGACAAAGAAGGATCTTCTACAAAAAGCGTAGAGGATGTTGATGTGATAAACCACCATAGAGGTATAGAGGGTTTAGAGAAAATGGAACGCTTTTATAGCGATTTTCAAAATGGAAAAACCTCTGATTTACGGATTGTCCACTATACGCTTGAAGGAGATCCTATTGTAACGGATCTTGCTTATGACGGAAAGAAGTTGCAAGTAACCTTTGATAGTTCCCGCGATGCGTTTGGAAGTGGTGAAATACATACCATCGCGTGTAACGGGTTGTTTGAGGAAGTGTATCCGGCTAATCGCAGTTATCTCGCCTATGGTTGTGAAGAGGGGCTGAATGGGATGGCAGAAATCTTATCGATTGAATACGATTTGAACCGACAAGACCTTTTTGAGTTTCAATTAAAATATGGAAAAGGGCTTGAAAACGAACTGGATACGAAACGAGGAATAAAGAAAATAGGGCTAGATTCTAACATGGCGAAGACGAGTGATGTACAACTCTCCCCGGACGTCATGCAAGAGTTGTACAAACGGTTAATTTTGGCCAATTATTTAGGTGAGAAGGACCTGAAAAACCGTTGCCACGCTGAAAAGGATTCAGAGTATTATCTAAAGGTCTATTTGAACGGTGGAGAAGATGAATTTGCTTGGTCAACCTGTCATAACAGTGCCGATACAACAAAATTTACTGACTTGGCCAACTATCTGATTATGCAGGCTGACAATCCACCCTCAGAAATCTCAGAGCCGACCATCCAAGGGTATGTACTTCAAGTGGAGAATCAAACCTTGTTAGTCGCTGAGAATATAAACCAACTGGAATACCAATGGATCGAGGAAGAGATAAAGAAAACAGATTTTGATGCCTATGGAATCGAATTTTATCAGCTTGAGGGCATGGATCCGAAAGAGTTTAAACCAGGCGATAAGGTACTAGCCATATTAAAAGGAGGGCAAACAGAGGGCAAACCTAGAAAAGTCAAGGTGAAAGACATTAGAAAGTTGGAAAGCGTATGGACAGAATAA
- a CDS encoding N-acetyltransferase: MNYQIETILKQDEAFAAFLRTKIREYNNERSVHHAKAREEGSVLPIFLIATDENHEWIGGIAAEVYWNWLEINHFWVHERYRGQGLGRQLIEKTENIAIEKGAEKALVTTFEFQARSYYEEKGYEVVGEIKDYPPGCSYYTMVKKLGVVGL, translated from the coding sequence ATGAATTATCAAATAGAAACGATTTTAAAACAAGACGAAGCGTTTGCAGCCTTTTTGCGAACGAAAATTAGAGAATACAACAATGAACGATCAGTGCACCATGCAAAAGCCAGGGAAGAGGGAAGTGTCCTGCCGATTTTTTTAATCGCTACGGATGAGAACCATGAGTGGATCGGGGGCATAGCAGCTGAAGTCTATTGGAATTGGCTGGAGATCAATCATTTTTGGGTTCATGAGAGATATAGAGGACAAGGACTGGGTAGACAGCTAATAGAGAAAACAGAAAATATAGCCATAGAGAAAGGTGCAGAAAAGGCGTTAGTCACCACATTTGAATTCCAAGCCCGTTCTTATTATGAAGAGAAGGGATACGAAGTCGTCGGTGAGATAAAAGATTATCCGCCGGGCTGTAGTTATTATACGATGGTAAAGAAATTGGGAGTTGTCGGTCTGTAA
- a CDS encoding NUDIX hydrolase, translating into MGQNTTNTYAPSKHFVSAATIVISDQNEILLIKGPLRGWEMPGGIVEEGESLKDAAIRETVEESGIEVEIIKFCGVFQNVKKSICNTLFLAKPIGGQLTTSSESVEVGYFPVQQALEMITIDNFKQRIEYCLDDSKQPFYVEF; encoded by the coding sequence TTGGGACAAAATACAACAAACACGTACGCACCTTCAAAACACTTTGTATCGGCTGCTACGATAGTTATTAGCGATCAAAACGAAATTCTGTTAATCAAAGGTCCGTTAAGAGGTTGGGAAATGCCTGGTGGAATCGTGGAAGAAGGAGAGTCTCTCAAAGACGCCGCAATTAGAGAAACAGTAGAGGAGTCAGGCATTGAAGTTGAAATTATTAAATTCTGCGGTGTATTTCAGAACGTGAAAAAGTCCATTTGTAATACGCTTTTCTTAGCAAAGCCAATTGGTGGCCAGCTGACAACTTCATCTGAAAGCGTGGAAGTTGGTTATTTCCCTGTTCAACAGGCTTTAGAAATGATAACGATTGATAATTTTAAACAACGTATAGAGTACTGTCTTGATGACAGTAAACAGCCATTCTATGTGGAGTTTTAA
- a CDS encoding GyrI-like domain-containing protein, with translation MNLTIEELPNSKIAFFRKVGEYGEVQNKELMESFKRWMQKNGLANHPTIYGIPQDNPELTLKEECRYDVGILVKNEENVAKPAQVGDFAGGKYAVFTLEHTKEAVHSFWETVFSKIEENNLTVSNKPIIERYTAELVHQHLCEILVPVQ, from the coding sequence ATGAATTTAACAATTGAAGAACTGCCTAACTCTAAAATAGCCTTTTTCCGAAAAGTAGGTGAGTATGGGGAGGTGCAAAACAAAGAGTTAATGGAATCTTTTAAACGATGGATGCAGAAGAATGGCTTGGCAAACCATCCAACCATTTATGGAATACCTCAAGATAATCCGGAGTTGACGCTGAAAGAAGAATGCCGTTATGATGTAGGCATTTTAGTTAAAAATGAGGAAAACGTGGCGAAACCAGCCCAGGTTGGAGATTTTGCAGGCGGTAAATATGCTGTTTTTACGTTGGAGCATACGAAGGAGGCAGTCCATAGTTTTTGGGAGACAGTTTTTTCTAAAATAGAAGAAAATAATCTTACGGTAAGCAACAAACCCATCATTGAAAGATACACTGCGGAATTAGTACATCAACATTTGTGTGAAATATTAGTCCCTGTCCAATGA
- a CDS encoding bile acid:sodium symporter family protein produces the protein MQGFVKFSQFIGKTFAIWVLVFAALAFFMPAQFVGLGKYISILLGIVMFGMGMTLTLKDFGEVIRHPKSVVIGVLSQFIVMPLLAYGLAKGLNLPAEIAIGVILVGACPGGTASNVMTFLAKGNTALSVAVTSVSTLLAPILTPAIIYVLASEWLEVSAANMFMSVVKIVLFPIILGLIVQFFLKEQAKKSVDIMPLVSVVAIVLIVAAVVAGSKEKIVESGLLIFAVVILHNGLGYLFGFLIAKLFKLEYPDQKAISIEVGMQNSGLGAALAAAHFSPLAAVPSAIFSFWHNISGPLLATYWARKSKK, from the coding sequence ATGCAAGGATTTGTCAAATTTAGTCAATTCATTGGGAAGACATTCGCAATTTGGGTACTTGTATTTGCGGCTCTTGCCTTTTTTATGCCAGCACAATTTGTCGGGCTCGGTAAATATATTTCCATCTTGCTCGGAATTGTAATGTTTGGGATGGGTATGACATTGACCCTTAAAGATTTCGGGGAAGTGATTCGTCATCCAAAGAGTGTAGTGATTGGCGTCTTATCTCAATTTATCGTCATGCCGTTACTTGCTTATGGTCTTGCGAAAGGCTTGAATTTGCCTGCTGAGATCGCGATCGGTGTTATTCTGGTTGGTGCCTGTCCTGGAGGGACCGCTTCCAACGTTATGACTTTTTTAGCGAAAGGCAATACAGCATTGTCCGTTGCGGTTACATCCGTGTCCACTTTACTTGCTCCCATTCTCACACCTGCCATTATATATGTTCTGGCGAGTGAGTGGCTTGAAGTATCGGCAGCCAATATGTTCATGTCCGTAGTGAAAATCGTGTTGTTCCCTATTATTCTTGGTTTGATCGTTCAGTTCTTCTTGAAAGAGCAGGCGAAAAAGAGTGTCGACATTATGCCCCTCGTTTCTGTCGTTGCCATTGTACTCATCGTGGCAGCAGTCGTAGCGGGAAGCAAGGAAAAAATAGTCGAGTCAGGATTGCTCATTTTCGCGGTCGTCATCTTACATAATGGACTCGGATACCTATTCGGTTTCCTGATCGCCAAATTGTTCAAATTGGAATATCCGGACCAGAAAGCCATCTCCATTGAAGTCGGTATGCAAAATTCCGGACTCGGGGCAGCGCTCGCTGCAGCCCATTTTAGTCCACTCGCAGCTGTACCAAGCGCCATCTTCAGCTTCTGGCATAATATTTCCGGGCCTTTGCTCGCTACCTATTGGGCACGAAAATCGAAGAAATAA
- the qoxD gene encoding cytochrome aa3 quinol oxidase subunit IV has translation MKQLFPVPHVIGFVSSLLLSLIALVVVKFDLTFASGMTILGVTALVQAGLQLFLFMHVGENEDKRSLLTNIAYALFVGLVTIFGTLFAMLWGYNMI, from the coding sequence ATGAAACAGCTATTTCCTGTCCCGCATGTGATCGGTTTCGTTTCATCACTTCTCCTTTCACTCATTGCACTCGTCGTTGTGAAGTTTGATCTGACATTCGCTTCCGGTATGACCATATTAGGCGTTACCGCATTGGTTCAAGCAGGCTTGCAGCTCTTCCTCTTCATGCACGTCGGAGAGAATGAAGATAAGCGTTCCTTGCTGACCAATATCGCCTATGCCCTCTTCGTCGGCCTCGTCACCATCTTCGGTACGTTGTTCGCGATGCTATGGGGATATAATATGATTTGA